A genomic stretch from Ursus arctos isolate Adak ecotype North America unplaced genomic scaffold, UrsArc2.0 scaffold_21, whole genome shotgun sequence includes:
- the GALR3 gene encoding galanin receptor type 3, which yields MADAQNLSLDSPGSMGAVAVPVVFALIFLLGTVGNGLVLAVLLQPSPSAWQEPGSTTDLFILNLAVADLCFILCCVPFQAAIYTLDAWLFGALVCKAVHLLIYLTMYASSFTLAAVSVDRYLAVRHPLRSRALRTPRNARAAVGLVWLLAALFSAPYLSYYGTVRYGALELCVPAWEDARRRALDVATFAAGYLLPVAVVSLAYARTLRFLWAAVGPAGAAAAEARRRATGRAGRAMLAVAALYALCWGPHHALILCFWFGRFAFSPTTYACRLASHCLAYANSCLNPLVYALASRHFRARFRRLWPCGRRRRHRRARCPPGVRRRVRPATAGPAGCPGDAGPRGRLPAGGGPGGRPGEEPGRGGEAGRAPPAPGPE from the exons ATGGCAGATGCCCAGAACCTTTCGCTAGACAGCCCGGGGAGCATGGGGGCTGTGGCAGTGCCTGTGGTGTTCGCCCTCATCTTCCTGCTGGGCACAGTGGGCAACGGGCTAGTGCTGGCCGTGCTGTTGCAGCCGagccccagtgcctggcaggAGCCCGGCAGCACTACGGATCTGTTCATCCTCAACCTAGCGGTGGCCGACCTCTGCTTCATCCTGTGCTGCGTGCCCTTCCAGGCCGCCATCTACACCCTGGACGCCTGGCTCTTTGGGGCCCTCGTTTGTAAGGCTGTGCACCTGCTCATCTACCTCACCATGTATGCCAGCAGCTTCACGCTGGCCGCCGTCTCGGTGGACAG GTACCTGGCCGTGCGGCACCCGCTGCGCTCGCGGGCCCTGCGCACACCGCGCAACGCGCGCGCCGCCGTGGGCCTCGTCTGGCTGCTGGCGGCGCTCTTCTCGGCGCCCTACCTCAGCTACTACGGCACTGTGCGCTACGGCGCGCTCGAGCTCTGCGTGCCCGCCTGGGAGGACGCGCGCCGGCGAGCCCTCGACGTGGCCACCTTCGCCGCCGGCTACCTGCTGCCCGTGGCCGTGGTGAGCCTGGCCTACGCGCGCACGTTGCGCTTCCTGTGGGCGGCCGTGGGCCCCGCGGGCGCGGCGGCGGCCGAGGCCCGGCGCAGAGCCACGGGCCGCGCGGGGCGCGCCATGCTGGCGGTGGCCGCGCTCTACGCCCTCTGCTGGGGCCCGCACCACGCGCTCATCCTCTGCTTCTGGTTCGGCCGCTTCGCCTTCAGCCCGACCACCTACGCCTGCCGCCTGGCCTCGCACTGCCTCGCCTACGCCAACTCCTGCCTCAACCCGCTCGTCTACGCGCTCGCCTCGCGCCACTTCCGCGCGCGCTTCCGCCGCCTGTGGCCctgcggccgccgccgccgccaccgccgcgcCCGCTGCCCCCCGGGCGTCCGCCGCCGCGTCCGCCCCGCCACCGCGGGCCCTGCCGGCTGCCCCGGGGACGCTGGGCCCCGCGGAAGGCTGCCGGCGGGCGGCGGCCCGGGCGGGCGTCCGGGGGAAGAGCCCGGCCGCGGCGGCGAGGCTGGACGAGCCCCGCCTGCCCCAGGACCGGAATGA